One Narcine bancroftii isolate sNarBan1 chromosome 3, sNarBan1.hap1, whole genome shotgun sequence DNA window includes the following coding sequences:
- the LOC138756884 gene encoding uncharacterized protein produces MGLQVIGHKQHLEPNFLSLYTLNTWNQISVTNQISGHCTHTAPGTRFLVTVHTHTWNQSFGHCTHTTPGKRFQVTVLIQHLEPDFWSLYTNNTWNQISGHCTHTAPGTRFLVTVHTHTWNQSFGYCTYTTPGTGFLVTVRTQHLEPDFWSLYTHNTWNQISGHYTHTAPGTRFLVTVHTQHLEPDFWSLYTHNTGNQISGHCTHTTPGKRFLVSVLIQHLEPDFWSLYTHNTWNQISGHCTHTAPGTRFLVTVHTQHLEPDFWSLYTHSTWNQISSHCTHTHTWNQCSGHCTHKTPGTRFLDTVHTQHLEPDFWSLYTHTPGTRVLVTVHTQHLEPDFWSLYAHNTWNQISGHCTHTIPGTRVFVTVHTQHLETDFWSLYAHNSWNQISGHCTHTISGTSVLVTVHIKHLEPDFRSLDTHNTWDHISGHCTQTPQNRFLVTVHKHLKTDFWSLDTQHLKPDFWSLH; encoded by the exons AACCAGATTTCTGGTCACTGTACACACACAGCACCTGGAACCAGATTTCTAGtcactgtacacacacacacctggaacCAGAGTTTTGGTCACTGTACACACAC AACACCTGGAAAAAGATTTCAGGTCACTGTACTCATACAACACCTGGAACCGGATTTCTGGTCACTGTACACAAACAACACCTGGAACCAGATTTCTGGTCACTGTACACACACAGCACCTGGAACCAGATTTCTAGtcactgtacacacacacacctggaacCAGAGTTTTGGTTACTGTACATACACAACACCTGGAACCGGATTTCTGGTCACTGTACGCACACAACACCTGGAACCAGATTTCTGGTCACTGTACACACACAACACCTGGAACCAGATTTCTGGTCACTATACACACACAGCACCTGGAACCAGATTTCTAGTCACTGTACACACACAACACCTGGAACCAGATTTCTGGTCACTGTACACACACAACACCGGGAACCAGATTTCTGGTCACTGTACACACACAACACCTGGAAAAAGATTTCTGGTCTCTGTACTCATACAACACCTGGAACCGGATTTCTGGTCATTGTACACACACAACACCTGGAACCAGATTTCTGGTCACTGTACACACACAGCACCTGGAACCAGATTTCTAGTCACTGTACACACACAACACCTGGAACCAGATTTCTGGTCACTTTACACACACAGCACCTGGAACCAGATTTCTAGtcactgtacacacacacacacctggaacCAGTGTTCTGGTCACTGTACACATAAAACACCTGGAACCAGATTTCTGGACACTGTACACACACAGCACCTGGAACCAGATTTCTGGtcactgtacacacacacacctggaacCAGAGTTTTGGTCACTGTACACACACAACACCTGGAACCGGATTTCTGGTCACTGTATGCACACAACACCTGGAACCAGATTTCTGGTCACTGTACACACACAATACCTGGAACCAGAGTTTTTGTCACTGTACACACACAACACCTAGAAACGGATTTCTGGTCACTGTACGCACACAACAGCTGGAACCAGATTTCTGGTCACTGTACACACACAATATCTGGAACCAGTGTTCTGGTCACTGTACACATAAAACACCTGGAACCAGATTTCaggtcattggacacacacaacacCTGGGACCATATTTCTGGTCACTGTACACAAACACCTCAAAACAGATTTCTGGTCACTGTACACAAACACCTCAAAACAGATTTCTGGTCACTGGACACACAACACCTGAAACCAGATTTCTGGTCACTACATTAA